A stretch of DNA from Brevibacterium ihuae:
CGTCACCTCCTGAGCATCTTCATCTCCGACGTTGGTGACCTCTACCCAGTGGCGCGTGCGGTAACGCGCCTTGCCCTTGGCGTCAGTGTCCTTCAGCTCGCGTTCCTGCCTTGGCTGAGCCTGGAACCTCACACCGCGATTTGGACGGTTGAGTACGGGCACGTCCAGTGCGAGGGTCGCGACGTCATGCTCGATCGCACGCCAGACTTCATGAGCGAGCTGAGACACGTTGCTGAACGTACCGAGCAGGGCTCGTTCCTGGAGTTCCTTTTTGAACTCGCGAAGTCCTTCGAGCTGCTCGGTGTCCACGTCGTTGGGAAGCGGCCCGTCGGAGAAGTAGACATGCACGGGCTTACCCTGGTCAGTAGCGCGTTCGATCTCTTCGACTGTGCCCGACACGGCATCGGGCGTCGGGGACCCCAGTCTGCTTCCGAAGATCGCGAAGACGATGTCGGAGTCGTCGACTCCTTGCGAGTTGATGAGTGACTGCGGATGTCCACCTAGGAGCGGCACGGACGAGCTCTCCCACCGCCAAGGCTGAAGTGCAACTTGGTTACTGCGACCGAAGGCTTCGCTCCAACCATGGATAGCTGATTCAACGGCATCGCGCGCTTCAGCGGTATCGGACGGAGAGACGATCATGACGCGGAGAACATTCGCAACGTAGGCCATGAGTTAAAGCTACAGGCCACCTCTGACACTGCGAGGTGACTCACGACGAGATCCACCGAGGTATACCTGCTTGGACACAAAGTCGTGGGGTCCCAGCCTGGTTGATTCCAGCAGCTTTGCCGTAAGACTGCTTCCTTCTTCGCAGGCCGAAACCGAATGATCGCTCAGGGCCGGCCACCTGGGCGTCAGGGATTGCGCATTGGCTGGAGGGGAAAAGAAGGAGCGAGCGACTCTCCCTGCTCCTTCGAGTGAGCAACGCCATCGTGGAGCGGAAAATCGGGCCGGGCAACCCAGCGCGCGAACTCGATGGTCCCGCCCTCCTCGATGGCGCCCAGGTGCCCGCCGACGATGGTGGCGTCGAAGATGAAGCGCTGCGCCCGGAAAGGGCGCCCGGTGCGCCGGCTGAATGGCGCGGTGAAGTGATGCATCGCCAACAGAGAGCCGAGCTCGACGAGGTACCCCGTCTCCTCGTGGGCCTCGCGCACGGCAGCACTTTTGATGTCCTCGTCGAACTCCACACCGACCCCGGGCAGCGACCAGCCCGGATGGAATCCCGCCGCTCCTCCGTTGAACCAGGTCAGCAGGATCTCATTGGCGTCGTTAACCACCACCGCGTAGGCGGCCAACCGCGTGTTGTACTTGGTTGAAATGCACCCGAAGATTCTATGACTCGAACCCTTCCGGGAATAGCCCTGCCTGGAGGGATGACGATCGGCAGTGAGGTCAGAGCGAAGCCGAGCACCTCGCCGTCAGTCGCGTGCTACTCGATGCAGGCGTGCATGACTCTCTTCCGCCTCAACCACAACGTCGCCTCCGCGCGCGAGTCGACAGTTCTGAAGCGGATCGTTCGACTCTGGAGCGGCTCATTTCATCGCACCGGAGGTGAGGCCCTCGATCAGGTAGCGCTGCAGCAGTACCGCGATGGTGAACACCGGAACAACCGCCAACAGCGACGAGGCGGCAATCCGCCCGAAGTCCTGCACCCGCTCGCTGAGCATTCCTGCCAGCAGGACCGGAACCGTCTGCACGTCCTCGCTCTGGGTGAGGAAGGTGGCGAACAGGAGCTCGTTGTAGTTGAGGATCGCCACGATCACCCCGACGGCGATGAGCGCAGGCACGAGCATCGGCGTGACGATCCGCAGCAGCAGCTGCCATTCCCCCGCGCCGTCGAGCCGCCCGGCCTCCTCGATCTCGACAGGAAGGCGCCGGATGAACCCGTCCAGCAGCCAGATGGCCACCGGCACATTCATCAGCGCATACACCAGAATCAAGCCGGGCAGGCTGTTCGTCAGCCCGAGAACACGCAGCAGGGTGAGCAGCGGGATGATCGCCACGATCGGCGGCAGCAGCCACGGGCTGAGGATGAGCCCGCTCAGCAGCACTCCCCCGGTTCTGAACCGCGCCATCGCCCAGGCCCCGGGGAGAGCGAGCGCCAGCGTCAGCAGCGCTCCCGAGACGCTGGCGAGCAGCGAGTTGAGTACGCCGCGCGGCACTGCGGAATCCAACGCTCTCTTCCAGTTGCCCGCTGCGGGTTCGGTCGGAACGAGGATGCCTGCGGCGATCTGCCCCTGTGTCATGAAAGAGATCGACACGAGGTAGAGCAGCGGGACGAGCACGACGAGGACGCTGAGGATCACCCAACCGCCCCCGACCCATGACTGCCAGCGGGCTGCTCCTGCCGAGCGCCGTCGGCGGCTCCGGCTGAAGAGAACCCCCTTCAGCCCGGCTTCCTGCACAGCCTCAGACATCGCGAAGCCTCCTGACGATCAGGAAGATGGGAAGCGTGACGACGGTGACCACGACTGCCAGCAGCAGCGTGACGGTGGCCGCCATGCCGACGTCGAAGCCGCGCAGCGCGGTTCGCCAGATCAGGTATGCGGGCACCAGAGTGGAGGAGCCCGGACCGCCAGAGGTCATGACGTAGACCAAGTCGAAGACCTTGAAGGCGAGAATGAGGCGGATGAGGAACGCGGCGGCGATCGTGCCCGCGATCGCGGGCAGGGTGATGTGGCGGAACAGGCGCAGGCCGGTGGCGCCGTCCAGTCGTGCCGCCTCGGTCACGTGCGGGTCCTGGCCGAGCAGTGCGGTGAACACCAGCAGCACGACGAGGGGTGTCCACTCCCAGACGTCGGCCAGAGCCACTCCGAAGACCGCCCACGTCGTATCGGACAGAACTGCGAACGTGCCCGACCACGGAGTGAAGTGCTGAACAAGGGTGTGGAGGAGGCCACCGGAAGGGCTGAAGATGAAGCTGAAGAGGATGCCGACCACCACCGGCGGGACGATCATCGGCAGCAGCAGCACGGTCCGCACGAATGCTCCCGCCCACAGCGAGCGCCACAGCGCTATAGCGGTCAATGTCCCGAGCACCGTGCTCGCAACAGCAACCCCGATGGCATAACCCGTGCCAAGGGCGAGCGAGGTGCGAACATCCGCAGAGGCGAGGGCTGCCTCGAAGTTCGCGGTGCCGACGAACTCCTGGAACGGTCGGCCCAGGCTCGACTCGGTGAAGGCCGCCGAGGCGATGAACACCAGGGGATACGCCGCCAGTACCACCAGCACGAGCACGCTGGGGCTGACGAAGATCGCTCGATGCACGCGCGCGGGCACTCGGCGGCAGGGCCTGGACGACCTCTCACCAGCGGGTTCCGATGGGACGCCGGTGACCCGCGGCTCGGTGTGCGGGTGAAGATCAGTCGCCAAGGAGCCTCTCCCACTCTGCCTGGACACCATCAAGGGTCTCCTGGGCCGAGCCTCGCTGACCCGACAGGTGAGCGGCGATCTCATCGGTGAGGATCTGTGCGGCCTCAGTGGCGTTCTCACCTGTGGGCCATGCCAATGCCCCGTCGAGCGTCGACCTGTTGACCTCCTGGAGCTCGGGGAATTCTTCGCCATAGGTCGTGTCCTCCAGAGAGGAGACTCGATTCGGATCGATCCCGGTGGGCGGCAGCGCCGTGAGGAGTTCGGAGTTGACCTCGGAGGATGCCGCCCACTGGATGAACTGCTGGGCGAGGTCGGTCTTCTCGGAATTGCCCGCCACCACCCAGCTGAAGCCCGCCACGAGCGAGGCGCGCGGCTTCTCTCCCTCGGCTCCGCGGGGCAGGTACGTCACACCCCACTTGTCGACCACCTCGGAGCCGGATTCGGGATCCTGCGACCGCACGCCCAGGTCTGTCCAGTTCTCGATGAAGGCGACCTTGCCGGCGAACCACGCCGAGTTGCCGGCACCGAAGTCCGTCTCCGCCGGGGTGGGCAGAGCGTCGTCCCAGGTCTCCTCCAACGCCTCCAGGGCGGACACGGCTTCTGCCGAGTTGATGGCGGGGGCACCGGAATCGTCGAGGAATTCGCCTCCGAAGCCGGCCAGGCGGTTGGCGAAGCTCGCCCCGAGGATGAGCGGCGACTGCTCGCCGAAGACGGCAGCCCCGTAGACTCCCTCGTCCCCCTCGTTCTCCGTGATGGTCTGAACCTGCTCGGCGTACTCGTCCCACGTGGCAGGAGGCGCATCGAAGCCGTTCCGCTCGAGGATCTCCGTGTTGTAGAAGAGCGCGTGGATGTCCCCGTCGAAGGGCACCCCGTAGATCTCCTCGCCGACGTGGGCATACGGCTGCCAGATGGACGGGATGAAGTCGTCGACGTCGAGGTCCGGCGATCCCTCGACGAACTCCGTGAGCGGTTGGATGCTGCCGTCAGCGGCAAGGTCGCCCAGCGAGACGTACCACGGAGCCGACACATCGTAGACGTTCGCTCCGGACTGCTGATCGAGGGTGAGCGTCGAGGCGATCTCGTCGTAGGGGACGGTGGTGACGTTGATCGTCACGCCGGTCTCCTTCTCGAAGCTCTCGGCCAACCAGGCACCCGCGCCCTCGTGGGAGGCATTGAGGAGGAGGTTGAGCTCCTCGCCCTCGTATTCGCCCGCGAAGGCATCACCCTCGGCGGCGCTGGCGCTGCCGCACGCGGAGAGCGTCAGCGCGGCCACGACGCCGGCGGCGAGGAATTTCAGGCGGCCGGGGGCCGATCGTGTGCTGCTCATGGGGCATGTCCTTTCGTCGGGTGCGTCAGAGTCCTCGGCCTGCGAGGAGCTGCTGCTTCGGGGTTTCGGTGGAAGTCGCGCTGAGGTGGCCGAAGGCGCCTCGGTAGGCAGCCGCCGGATGGGAGTCGGGAAGCCGGTCGGCCCCCGTCACACGCGCGCGCAGGCTCGTCGGGCGGCGGGTCTGCTCCTCCTCCGCGGTGCGGGCGAGTCCACGGCTGCGCAGAACGGGCAGGACGTGATCGATGAACTCGTCGTAGCTGCCCGGGATCGTCGAGTTGATGACATTGATCCCATCGATCCCCGCGTCCTGCCAGGCTTCGAGCTCATCGGCGATCTGATCGGGCGTGCCGACGATCCTGGTCGCATGGGCACGGAAGTGGGCGAGGTCGCGCAGGGTGACGCGCCCGTTGGGTGCCATCGCTCTGAGCTCCGAGAGGTGTCCCTGGGCACCCTCGGTGTGCTCGAGATCATCCAGCGGGGCGTCGATCGGCAGGTGACCCACGTCGACCCCCAGGCTGCCCGCGGTGTGCGCGATGAGGGCGTGGATGTCGAGCGAGTTGTCGAGGTCCTCCGCCCGAGCCCTCGCCTCGGCTTCCGTCGAACCGACCACGAAGGAGAGTCCCTGGATGAACTTGACGTCCTCGGGCCGGCGCCCGGCCCGTGCGGCACGCTCCCTGACGTCCTTCGCATGTGCAGCCGCGATGTCGCGCCGCGGCGCCATGGAGAAGGTGGCCTCGGCATGTCGGGCAGCGACGTCCCGACCGCGGGACGAGGACCCAGCCTGGAACAGGAACGGCGTGCGCTGCGGCGAGGGCGCCGAGAGATGAGGGCCCTCGACCCGGTAGCGGGCGCCAGTGTGCTCGATCTTGGCCACCTTGTCCGGATCCCCGTGCAGGCCGCGTCCTCGGTCGTGCTCCAGGTGCTTGTCCTGCACCAGCGCACCGTCCTCCCACGAGCCCTCCCAGAGCTTGTAGCAGACCTCGAGGTACTCCTCCGCCCAGTCGTAGCGGTCGTCGTGCTCGGCCAGTCCGTCGCTCCCGAAGTTCCGGTGGGCGTTCTCCGAGGCGCTCGTCACCACATTCCAGCCCACGCGCCCTCCGGAGAGGTGGTCGAGGGTGGAGAGCTGGCGGGCGAAGGCGAAGGGGTGCGCCTGGATGACTGACGAAGTGAGCGCCAGTCCGATCCGATCGGTCACCGCCGCGAGCGCGGAGATGAGCACGAGAGGGTCGTTCGCCGGGATCTGCAGCCCCCGGCGAACATGAGACGCCCATCCGCCCTCGTGGTCGCCGTAGAGCCCGACGACATCAGCGAAGAAGGCGATATCGAATCCGGAGCTCTCGAGCCGCTGCACGAGCGACACCCAGTGCTGCAGCTCGTTGAACCGATGCTGCTGCGCCTCGGGACGGCGCCACGCGCCGCCGATGATGTGGCTCGTGGTGTTCATGAGAAAGGCGGAGAGAATGAGGGGGGAGCGGGACACGTCGGACCTCCAGGGGGTCAGGAATGCGGTCGGCGGGCCGGCGGCCTGCCGTAGCGTAGTGGGAATCACAGGTCCGAGGAGACCGACCAGATGTTGATGCCGGCCTCGCCCCGGGTGATCTCGTCGATCTCGGCGAGCTCCTCGCTGCTGAAGGACGTCGAGGACAGCGCTCCGAGGTTCTCGTCGAGCTGCGCAGTGGATGAGGCCCCCAGCAGTACGGAGGTCACTCCACCGTCGCGGAGCAGCCAGGCGATCGCGAGCTGGGCCAGAGTCTGCCCACGCCGCCGAGCGACCTCAGCGAGTCTGCGCAGGCGGTCGAGATTGTCCTCGCTGAGGTGGTGAGCGGGCAGCGAGGTGCGCCCCCCGGCAGGCTCGGCATGGGGGTCCTTCAGGTACTTGTCCGTGAGCAGCCCCTGCGCCAGAGGGGTGAAGGCGATCGACCCGAGTCCCGTCTCTTCGAGGACGTCGAGCAACCCGTCCTCGACCCAGCGGTTGAGCATCGAGTAGGCCGGCTGGTGGATGGTCAGCGGTGTTCCGAGCTCGGCTGCGATAGCCGCGGCTTGGGCAGTTCGCTCCGCCGAGTACGAGGAGATCCCGACATAGCGCGCCTTTCCGGAGCGCACAGCGGCGTCGAGAGCGCCGATCGTCTCCTCCAGCGGAGTCTCCGGGTCCACCCGGTGGGAGTAGAAGATGTCCACGTGATCGAGTCCGAGGCGGTGCAGCGACTCGTCCAGGCTGGACAGCAGGTAGCCGCGCGAGCCGAAATTCCCGTAGGGCCCGCGCCACTGGTCCCAGCCGGCCTTCGAGGAGATGATGAGCTCGTCTCGGTAGGGTCTAAGATCCTTCGCCAGGACGCGTCCGAAGTTCTCCTCCGCCGCGCCGGCGGGCGGCCCGTAGTTGTTGGCGAGATCGAAGTGCGTGATCCCGGAGTCGAAGGCGTGCCGGATGATGTCGCGCTGCGTCTGGAACGGGGTCGTGTCACCGAAGTTCCACCACAGGCCCAGAGAGATGGGCGGCAGGAGCAGCCCGCTGCGTCCGACCCGACGGTACCCGAAGCGGGAGTACCGATCGTCGGCGGCTGCATACGGGGTGTGGGTCTCGGTGCCCCAGGCGGAAACGTCGACTGTCTGCGTCATATGTGCTCCTTCGTGGTCAGGTGTAGAGCGAGAGTGGCTGGAACTCGCCGTTGAGGTAGTGAGCGCCCACCTCGAGCTTCTTGTAGTCGACCGGGTCGTGCAGCGAGTGCGTGCGGATGTTGCGCCAGAAGAGATCGAACCCGATCGACGAGGCGGTGCTCGAGGTGCCGGTGGCCTCGAATATCCGGTTCGTCAGGTCCGTGGCGACATCGGAGGAGACGACCTTGAGTTCAGCGATCTCGATCGCCAGTTCACCACGCTGCTCGGAGGTCACCTCCCGGCCCAGGCCGATGACCTCGTCGAATCGTCGATTGACCCTGTCCGCCAGGGC
This window harbors:
- a CDS encoding aldo/keto reductase, translated to MTQTVDVSAWGTETHTPYAAADDRYSRFGYRRVGRSGLLLPPISLGLWWNFGDTTPFQTQRDIIRHAFDSGITHFDLANNYGPPAGAAEENFGRVLAKDLRPYRDELIISSKAGWDQWRGPYGNFGSRGYLLSSLDESLHRLGLDHVDIFYSHRVDPETPLEETIGALDAAVRSGKARYVGISSYSAERTAQAAAIAAELGTPLTIHQPAYSMLNRWVEDGLLDVLEETGLGSIAFTPLAQGLLTDKYLKDPHAEPAGGRTSLPAHHLSEDNLDRLRRLAEVARRRGQTLAQLAIAWLLRDGGVTSVLLGASSTAQLDENLGALSSTSFSSEELAEIDEITRGEAGINIWSVSSDL
- a CDS encoding DUF4062 domain-containing protein encodes the protein MAYVANVLRVMIVSPSDTAEARDAVESAIHGWSEAFGRSNQVALQPWRWESSSVPLLGGHPQSLINSQGVDDSDIVFAIFGSRLGSPTPDAVSGTVEEIERATDQGKPVHVYFSDGPLPNDVDTEQLEGLREFKKELQERALLGTFSNVSQLAHEVWRAIEHDVATLALDVPVLNRPNRGVRFQAQPRQERELKDTDAKGKARYRTRHWVEVTNVGDEDAQEVTFKPASENAAMMVMSRGEPTVVHAGQTRIVNIDFMMGGSDDDRLLIEWVENGERNEAAFHID
- a CDS encoding carbohydrate ABC transporter permease yields the protein MHRAIFVSPSVLVLVVLAAYPLVFIASAAFTESSLGRPFQEFVGTANFEAALASADVRTSLALGTGYAIGVAVASTVLGTLTAIALWRSLWAGAFVRTVLLLPMIVPPVVVGILFSFIFSPSGGLLHTLVQHFTPWSGTFAVLSDTTWAVFGVALADVWEWTPLVVLLVFTALLGQDPHVTEAARLDGATGLRLFRHITLPAIAGTIAAAFLIRLILAFKVFDLVYVMTSGGPGSSTLVPAYLIWRTALRGFDVGMAATVTLLLAVVVTVVTLPIFLIVRRLRDV
- a CDS encoding NtaA/DmoA family FMN-dependent monooxygenase (This protein belongs to a clade of FMN-dependent monooxygenases, within a broader family of flavin-dependent oxidoreductases, the luciferase-like monooxygenase (LMM) family, some of whose members use coenzyme F420 rather than FMN.) gives rise to the protein MSRSPLILSAFLMNTTSHIIGGAWRRPEAQQHRFNELQHWVSLVQRLESSGFDIAFFADVVGLYGDHEGGWASHVRRGLQIPANDPLVLISALAAVTDRIGLALTSSVIQAHPFAFARQLSTLDHLSGGRVGWNVVTSASENAHRNFGSDGLAEHDDRYDWAEEYLEVCYKLWEGSWEDGALVQDKHLEHDRGRGLHGDPDKVAKIEHTGARYRVEGPHLSAPSPQRTPFLFQAGSSSRGRDVAARHAEATFSMAPRRDIAAAHAKDVRERAARAGRRPEDVKFIQGLSFVVGSTEAEARARAEDLDNSLDIHALIAHTAGSLGVDVGHLPIDAPLDDLEHTEGAQGHLSELRAMAPNGRVTLRDLAHFRAHATRIVGTPDQIADELEAWQDAGIDGINVINSTIPGSYDEFIDHVLPVLRSRGLARTAEEEQTRRPTSLRARVTGADRLPDSHPAAAYRGAFGHLSATSTETPKQQLLAGRGL
- a CDS encoding ABC transporter substrate-binding protein; its protein translation is MSSTRSAPGRLKFLAAGVVAALTLSACGSASAAEGDAFAGEYEGEELNLLLNASHEGAGAWLAESFEKETGVTINVTTVPYDEIASTLTLDQQSGANVYDVSAPWYVSLGDLAADGSIQPLTEFVEGSPDLDVDDFIPSIWQPYAHVGEEIYGVPFDGDIHALFYNTEILERNGFDAPPATWDEYAEQVQTITENEGDEGVYGAAVFGEQSPLILGASFANRLAGFGGEFLDDSGAPAINSAEAVSALEALEETWDDALPTPAETDFGAGNSAWFAGKVAFIENWTDLGVRSQDPESGSEVVDKWGVTYLPRGAEGEKPRASLVAGFSWVVAGNSEKTDLAQQFIQWAASSEVNSELLTALPPTGIDPNRVSSLEDTTYGEEFPELQEVNRSTLDGALAWPTGENATEAAQILTDEIAAHLSGQRGSAQETLDGVQAEWERLLGD
- a CDS encoding NUDIX hydrolase: MAAYAVVVNDANEILLTWFNGGAAGFHPGWSLPGVGVEFDEDIKSAAVREAHEETGYLVELGSLLAMHHFTAPFSRRTGRPFRAQRFIFDATIVGGHLGAIEEGGTIEFARWVARPDFPLHDGVAHSKEQGESLAPSFPLQPMRNP
- a CDS encoding carbohydrate ABC transporter permease — protein: MILSVLVVLVPLLYLVSISFMTQGQIAAGILVPTEPAAGNWKRALDSAVPRGVLNSLLASVSGALLTLALALPGAWAMARFRTGGVLLSGLILSPWLLPPIVAIIPLLTLLRVLGLTNSLPGLILVYALMNVPVAIWLLDGFIRRLPVEIEEAGRLDGAGEWQLLLRIVTPMLVPALIAVGVIVAILNYNELLFATFLTQSEDVQTVPVLLAGMLSERVQDFGRIAASSLLAVVPVFTIAVLLQRYLIEGLTSGAMK